DNA from Intestinimonas massiliensis (ex Afouda et al. 2020):
AGCACTTGGTGTCAAACCATGATCCAAGCTTGGGATATCATCTGATTTCTTTGCTTGCGTTAGAAAATATAATAAAAAGTGTGTGGACAACAAATTTTGATGGTATGACACTGAAGTGTGCACATCAATACAGCCCGCTCGTCCCCATAGAAATAACCGCAGAAACCTCGGACAGGATATACCGTGGCGATGTCGACAAGGAACTCCTATGCATCGCTTTACATGGTGACTATAAATATGGGGCGCTAAAAAACACGGAGAAAGAACTTGATTCGCAAGACGGTGAACTGGTAAAGGCATTGCTGCATGAACTGACCAACCGAGATTTAATTGTTATGGGATACAGCGGGCGAGACCAGTCACTTATGAATGCTTTGCAGCAAGTTTATTCGACGAAAGGTGCGGGCAAACTTTTTTGGTGTGGTTACGGAACGAGGGTTTCATCAGAAGTTAAAGCGTTGGTTGAGATGGCCAACAAAAATGGCAGGGCCGCTTTCTATATTCCAACTGAAGGCTTTGACAGTACAATGTATGCAATCGCCCGCCACTGCATGAGTGAAAATAGAGAGTTTTTGGGGAAAGTGGACGATATCAAAAAGAAGCTGTCTATTACACTTGAGCCACAGCATAGTGGGTTCCTGCAACCTAATCTAACTATAAACAAAGTGGTAAGCACCAATGCGTTCCCAATCGCATTCCCAAATCAGTGCTACCAGTTTGAGGTTTTGCTTGCTCCTGGCGAAAAACAGTGGGATTTTTGCAAAATGCTGGGTAGAGATGATGTTATGGCTGTGCCCTATAAGAATCTTGTGTATGCGTGGGGGGCGAAATCTGTCATCGAGGAAGCGTGCAAAGGCAAGCTAAAAACCAATATTGAGTTATGCCCGTTAAGCAGAGCGACAATCGCTGGAAATGGTACATTTCGGGAGTTATTGCTCAAAACACTTGTTCACATTCTTGCCGCAAGCCATGGCCTGGGACATTCAAAGGACAAAATCTGGGATACAAAAGAAGTGTTGAAGTACCGTATTGGAGCCAAAACTGTTACAGCATATTCTGGAGTCCGGCTTGCGTTGTTATTTGATAACAAATACAGTTATCTCACACTTGTTCCGAGTTTTATGTACGCGGATGACGCAGTACTGAACAGGGAAGAAAAAAAGCAATTTGCGGACTGGTTCAATGCGAAAGTCAATAATGGTCGTCCAAACCAAAACGCAAATGAGTACATTAGAAAATGGGTCAGAAAAGTAATCGGCAATAAAAGGTTTTCTGCCAATTATCCTTTAGGGAGTACAACGAACTTTACATTTTCGGTTGTAAATAGCAGTGCGTTGGTTGGCGTGAACTTCGGAAAACAAGCTTCGATACAATTGCCTGATACCATTTCGCCCAAACGGATTATTTTTTCTGGAATAGAATATCGAGATCCAACACTTCGATTCTGCGGCGCATCTATGCGCGATGTGGCTGAAGATTTCCATCCAATGCGCGGGTTGATTCTGAATGCCCCTGTAGATCATGCCATGAATAACGGCGTATTACATTCTGCAATCTCGGTAGGGGTGGTTTGTCCAGATGAGCATAACCAAAAGTTTGCTCAGTTCATTTCCGGTTTGAATCGCCAGTCGCAAGCGAAGCACAATACTGATTATCTGATTTCTTTCCCGGGTTTCTATCAGGCCTTCAAGACGGGTCTTGATTTACCAGATCCCAACAGCAGCAAGTGGAAGCAAATTACCGCTTCAAGTGAGCGGAATGTCCATAAAGCCGCTGTTGAGTTTGGTGATTCAATAATCAGAAAAATTGACCAGCTTAGCGCAAACTCTATTGATGTTATACTGATTTACATTCCCAAGGAGTACGAAGTATTCACATCATATACCGATGGAACGGTAAATTATGATTTACATGATTACATTAAAGCTTACGCTGCGCAAAAACAGGTAGCAACACAATTTGTTCGAGAAAAAACGATTGAGAGCGATCTGCATTGCCAAATTATGTGGGCTCTTTCTTTGGCGCTGTATGTAAAGTCCGGGCGGACTCCTTGGGTGGTGAACGGAATACAGCCAGATACGGCTTTTGCTGGAATTGGATACAGTGTTATGAATGGACCGTCAGGAAGCAATGTGGTTGTTGGTTGTAGCCATATATACTCTTCTGATGGTCGTGGAATGAAGTACAAGCTTTCCAAAATTCAAGATTATTCGTTCGACAGAAAGAAAAATCCGTATTTGTCCGAAGAAGAAGCATATAGAATTGGTCTCAATATCAAAGAATTGTTCTACAAATCTTTTTCTGAACTACCGAAGCGGGTCGTTATTCACAAACGTACCCCTTTCCGAAAAGAGGAAGTCAAAGGATTGGTGGAAAGCCTGTCATCTGCGGGAGTTAAGAATATAGAGCTTCTTGAGATAACATACGAAGATAACCTGAAGTGCTTTGCGTTAAATGAGCGTTGTACACAGGTGGACGGATATCCTGTGCGTCGAGGGATGTGCTTCCCAATTGACAAAAACACCATGTATCTTTTTACCCATGGAATTGCATCATCTGTAATTTCTCCGAACAGGAGATATTTCCAGGGCGGTAAAAGTGTTCCGCTACCACTAAAAGTGGTTAAACACTATGGTTCTGGAGATATGGCGCAGATCGCTACGGAAATTCTTGGATTGTCGAAAATGAACTGGAACAGTTTTGGACTGTATTCAAAACTGCCCTGCACGATAGAATCTTCGAATGAAATTGCACGAATCGGATGGTTGCTGTCTCAATTTGAGGGAACACTTTACGATTATCGCTACTTTATGTGAAATCCGATGTAACCAAAGCGGGCGGCAATAAACAGTGATACTAAAACCACCAGACAAATGACGGCAAAACCAACGATAACACCATACAATCAGAAGGAGCTGAGACCGACAAGTCTCAGCTCCTTCTTTCATAACAACTATTCTTTTCTCTGTGATCCATTCCGGCTGGCCCAGTGGTTGCGCAGTAGGCCTTCGATCTCTCTGTCCTTGAATCGGAAGAATACCGGGATGGCAACTGCTGCCGCGATTGCATAACCAACGTACTCCAGCCAAGGATACAGCGGCAGGAACTGCTCCACGATGATCTCGATTCCAAAATAGAATGCAAACAACGCAAGCAGTACGAAGAACAGAGTAACAGTAGAACCAGAGCCTTCGCGTTTTGTAATCTTACTCTTCAACTGACGAAGCGCACGAGCCCGGATATCCCGGATATTTCTGGACGAACACTGTTTGTCCCGTGCGACGGATTCGGTGGACTCGCCGTTGATGACCGTGCGAAACAAAACCTCTCTCTGCAACTCAGTCAGCTCATGAAGTCCCTCCTCAAGTTCCTTGCTCACATACATGAGCGGGTCTTCGTCAGACCCCTCCGGCAGGTACTTCGCCCGGTCGAACCAACGCATATCATCGTAGATCGCATTGCGCACTTCCTCCGGCAGGAACGCTTCCGGATTGTAGGAAATGGGTTGTCTCATCTCTGCCTCTTCCAGTGAGTCCAGAGAAACGCGCTTATGGAAGTTCGCTTCGCTGTAGTAGAGTACACGCTCCAGCTCCTTCCACTC
Protein-coding regions in this window:
- a CDS encoding SIR2 family protein, translated to MQILQLDEFLRSIKQNIDTPHSLLLGAGASIESGIPSAADCIWDWKREIYLSQNPGAIGNFDNSKSEGVRRVIQRWIDSQNIYPAENSAEEYSYFAEKAYPIADDRRKYFQHLVSNHDPSLGYHLISLLALENIIKSVWTTNFDGMTLKCAHQYSPLVPIEITAETSDRIYRGDVDKELLCIALHGDYKYGALKNTEKELDSQDGELVKALLHELTNRDLIVMGYSGRDQSLMNALQQVYSTKGAGKLFWCGYGTRVSSEVKALVEMANKNGRAAFYIPTEGFDSTMYAIARHCMSENREFLGKVDDIKKKLSITLEPQHSGFLQPNLTINKVVSTNAFPIAFPNQCYQFEVLLAPGEKQWDFCKMLGRDDVMAVPYKNLVYAWGAKSVIEEACKGKLKTNIELCPLSRATIAGNGTFRELLLKTLVHILAASHGLGHSKDKIWDTKEVLKYRIGAKTVTAYSGVRLALLFDNKYSYLTLVPSFMYADDAVLNREEKKQFADWFNAKVNNGRPNQNANEYIRKWVRKVIGNKRFSANYPLGSTTNFTFSVVNSSALVGVNFGKQASIQLPDTISPKRIIFSGIEYRDPTLRFCGASMRDVAEDFHPMRGLILNAPVDHAMNNGVLHSAISVGVVCPDEHNQKFAQFISGLNRQSQAKHNTDYLISFPGFYQAFKTGLDLPDPNSSKWKQITASSERNVHKAAVEFGDSIIRKIDQLSANSIDVILIYIPKEYEVFTSYTDGTVNYDLHDYIKAYAAQKQVATQFVREKTIESDLHCQIMWALSLALYVKSGRTPWVVNGIQPDTAFAGIGYSVMNGPSGSNVVVGCSHIYSSDGRGMKYKLSKIQDYSFDRKKNPYLSEEEAYRIGLNIKELFYKSFSELPKRVVIHKRTPFRKEEVKGLVESLSSAGVKNIELLEITYEDNLKCFALNERCTQVDGYPVRRGMCFPIDKNTMYLFTHGIASSVISPNRRYFQGGKSVPLPLKVVKHYGSGDMAQIATEILGLSKMNWNSFGLYSKLPCTIESSNEIARIGWLLSQFEGTLYDYRYFM
- a CDS encoding sigma-70 family RNA polymerase sigma factor, whose protein sequence is MLIRKPCWFVSADTVPYRTEGDSIRVKLSFYYYLEKNRKIGRSETKIFQKFFGRGKCGEFMSFRKSQSYKELQADWRWIHSMDPEAAAAADQWVKEHPEEWKELERVLYYSEANFHKRVSLDSLEEAEMRQPISYNPEAFLPEEVRNAIYDDMRWFDRAKYLPEGSDEDPLMYVSKELEEGLHELTELQREVLFRTVINGESTESVARDKQCSSRNIRDIRARALRQLKSKITKREGSGSTVTLFFVLLALFAFYFGIEIIVEQFLPLYPWLEYVGYAIAAAVAIPVFFRFKDREIEGLLRNHWASRNGSQRKE